The following coding sequences lie in one Flagellimonas eckloniae genomic window:
- a CDS encoding GNAT family N-acetyltransferase — MKIRKAKKEDVQFIVEMLANDKLGKLREDYKLPLPEKYCRAFENIDNDPNQELVVIENESGEVIGTLQLSFIQYLTYQGGIRAQIEAVRIHESYRGKGIGKKLFEWAITRAKEKGAHVLQLTTDKKRPEAFDFYIKLGFKASHEGMKLHFL; from the coding sequence ATGAAAATCCGAAAAGCTAAAAAAGAAGATGTTCAATTCATTGTGGAGATGCTAGCCAATGATAAATTGGGCAAACTTCGTGAGGATTATAAATTGCCACTACCCGAAAAATATTGTAGAGCTTTTGAAAATATAGACAATGACCCTAATCAAGAACTGGTAGTAATTGAAAATGAGTCAGGAGAAGTTATTGGAACATTACAACTAAGCTTTATTCAGTATTTAACCTATCAAGGCGGTATTAGAGCCCAGATTGAAGCAGTGCGCATCCATGAATCGTATCGTGGAAAGGGTATTGGAAAAAAACTTTTTGAATGGGCAATCACTCGGGCAAAAGAAAAAGGTGCTCATGTTCTTCAACTCACAACGGATAAAAAACGCCCAGAAGCTTTTGATTTTTATATTAAGCTTGGTTTTAAAGCTTCTCATGAGGGAATGAAATTACATTTTCTATAA
- a CDS encoding 3-hydroxyacyl-CoA dehydrogenase/enoyl-CoA hydratase family protein, giving the protein MKRHINKVAVIGSGIMGSGIACHFANIGVEVLLLDIVPRELNDKEKAKGLSLENKIVRNRLVNDSLSAALKSKPSPIYHQKFASRITTGNLEDDISKVNEVDWIIEVVVERLDIKKKVFESLEKYRKPGTLITSNTSGIPIKFMSEGRSGDFKEHFCGTHFFNPARYLKLFEIIPGPETSPEVLDFLNGYGEQFLGKTSVVAKDTPAFIGNRIGIFSIQSLFHAVKDLGMTVEEVDKLTGPVIGRPKSATFRTVDVVGLDTLVHVANGIHENCKVDERLELFKLPGFINTMMKNKWLGSKSGQGFYKKVKDDKGKSEILTLDLDSMDYRSKKSAKFATLELTKTIDKVVDRFSVLTSGKDKAGEFYRKSFGALFAYVSHRIPEITDELYKIDDAMKAGFGWEHGPFQIWDAVGLDKGLEFIKAEGLEAASWVNEMKESGIDTFYSVKDGATHFYDIPKKKMEKVPGQDAFIILDNIRKSNEVYKNSGVVVEDLGDGILNVEFQSKMNTIGGDVLAGLNKAIDLAEKDFQGLVVGNQAANFSVGANIGMIFMMAVEQEYDELNMAIKMFQDTMMRMRYSSIPTISAPHGMCLGGGCELSLHADKVVAAAETYIGLVEFGVGVIPGGGGSKEMALRASDTFRKNDVELNVLQEYFLTIGMAKVSTSAYEAFDLGILQKGKDVVVVNKDRQIATAKAHAKLMAEAGYTQPSKRKDVKVLGKQALGMFLVGTDSMEAGHYISEHDKKIANKLAYVMAGGDLSEASYVSEQYLLDIEREAFLSLCTERKTLERIQHMLKTGKPLRN; this is encoded by the coding sequence ATGAAAAGGCATATCAACAAAGTTGCCGTTATTGGTTCTGGTATTATGGGTAGTGGTATTGCCTGCCACTTTGCCAATATTGGGGTCGAGGTCTTGTTACTGGACATAGTTCCAAGAGAACTTAACGATAAGGAAAAGGCCAAAGGGCTTTCCCTTGAAAACAAGATTGTCCGAAATAGATTGGTCAATGACTCCTTATCGGCAGCATTAAAGTCCAAACCCTCCCCTATTTATCACCAAAAATTTGCCAGTAGAATTACGACGGGAAATCTTGAAGATGATATATCTAAAGTCAATGAAGTAGATTGGATTATTGAGGTTGTTGTTGAACGATTGGATATTAAGAAAAAGGTTTTTGAAAGCCTTGAAAAATACCGCAAACCAGGCACTTTAATTACCTCCAATACCTCCGGTATTCCTATAAAATTCATGAGTGAAGGAAGAAGTGGTGACTTTAAAGAGCATTTCTGCGGAACACACTTTTTTAACCCTGCCAGATACTTAAAACTTTTTGAAATTATTCCAGGTCCTGAGACATCACCAGAAGTACTGGATTTTTTAAATGGATATGGAGAGCAATTTTTAGGTAAGACTTCAGTAGTAGCAAAAGATACTCCTGCTTTTATTGGCAACAGAATAGGGATTTTTAGCATTCAAAGTCTATTCCATGCCGTTAAGGATTTGGGCATGACAGTGGAAGAAGTTGACAAACTAACTGGTCCGGTTATCGGTAGACCAAAATCCGCAACCTTCCGTACAGTTGATGTCGTTGGTTTGGATACCTTGGTTCATGTTGCCAATGGAATTCATGAAAATTGTAAAGTAGACGAACGCCTTGAACTGTTTAAACTACCAGGTTTCATCAACACCATGATGAAAAACAAATGGTTGGGGAGCAAATCAGGACAAGGGTTTTACAAAAAGGTAAAGGACGATAAGGGTAAAAGTGAAATTCTCACTTTGGACTTGGATTCAATGGACTATCGCTCTAAAAAAAGTGCAAAGTTTGCAACTTTAGAGTTGACCAAGACCATTGATAAGGTTGTTGACCGTTTTTCAGTTTTGACTTCAGGAAAAGATAAAGCCGGAGAATTTTATAGAAAAAGTTTTGGAGCCTTATTTGCCTACGTTTCGCATCGTATTCCTGAAATAACGGATGAGCTTTATAAGATTGATGATGCAATGAAAGCTGGTTTTGGATGGGAACATGGACCATTCCAAATTTGGGATGCAGTGGGGCTGGATAAAGGCTTGGAATTTATTAAAGCTGAAGGTTTAGAAGCTGCTTCTTGGGTTAATGAAATGAAAGAGTCCGGTATTGACACCTTTTATTCTGTCAAAGATGGTGCTACCCATTTTTATGATATCCCCAAAAAGAAGATGGAAAAAGTTCCAGGACAAGATGCATTCATCATTCTGGATAATATTAGAAAATCCAATGAAGTCTATAAAAATAGTGGCGTTGTTGTAGAGGATTTAGGTGATGGAATTTTAAATGTGGAATTTCAATCCAAAATGAACACCATAGGTGGTGATGTCTTGGCTGGACTCAACAAAGCCATAGATCTTGCTGAAAAAGATTTTCAAGGATTGGTTGTTGGCAATCAAGCCGCAAACTTCTCAGTTGGAGCCAATATTGGAATGATTTTTATGATGGCAGTTGAGCAAGAATATGACGAGCTGAACATGGCCATCAAAATGTTCCAAGATACCATGATGCGCATGCGATATTCATCAATTCCAACCATTTCTGCACCTCATGGAATGTGCCTGGGAGGTGGATGTGAGCTTTCGCTACATGCAGATAAAGTAGTCGCGGCAGCTGAAACTTATATTGGTTTAGTAGAGTTTGGTGTTGGCGTAATACCTGGTGGTGGAGGTTCCAAGGAAATGGCATTGCGGGCATCTGATACTTTCAGAAAAAATGATGTTGAATTAAATGTACTCCAAGAGTACTTTTTGACTATTGGAATGGCAAAAGTGTCAACCTCAGCGTATGAAGCTTTCGATTTAGGAATCCTTCAAAAAGGAAAAGATGTAGTCGTCGTAAACAAAGACCGACAAATTGCTACAGCCAAAGCACATGCCAAATTAATGGCAGAAGCTGGGTATACGCAACCATCCAAAAGAAAAGATGTAAAGGTTCTTGGAAAACAGGCATTGGGAATGTTTTTGGTCGGTACAGATTCTATGGAAGCTGGACATTACATCTCGGAGCACGATAAGAAAATAGCCAACAAATTGGCCTATGTAATGGCAGGTGGCGACTTATCGGAGGCTAGTTATGTTTCTGAGCAATACCTTTTAGATATTGAGCGTGAAGCATTTCTTTCACTTTGTACCGAAAGAAAAACACTGGAAAGGATTCAGCATATGTTGAAAACTGGCAAACCTTTAAGAAATTAG
- a CDS encoding acyl-CoA dehydrogenase family protein: MSTETLNKEILRGGQFLVKETNCEDVFTLEDLNEEQKMMRESTKEFVDRELWAHWERFEKKDYAYTEETMRKAGELGLLSVAVPEAYGGMGMGFVSTMLVCDYISGATGSFSTAFGAHTGIGTMPITLYGTEEQKQKYVPKLASGEWFGAYCLTEPGAGSDANSGKTKAVISEDGKHYSITGQKMWISNAGFCSLFIVFARIEDDKNITGFIVENDPANGITLGDEEKKLGIHASSTRQVFFNETKVPVENMLSERGNGFKIAMNALNVGRIKLAAACLEAQRRVATEAIKYANERIQFKTPIINFGAIKAKIADMVTNAYVDESACYRAAKNIEDRIAIREADGNSHQEAELKGVEEYAIECSILKVAVSEHVQETTDEGIQIFGGMGFSADTPMESAWRDARISRIYEGTNEINRMLAVGMLVKKAMKGHVDLLGPATAVGEELMGIPSFDTPDFSELFAEEKDLVARLKKVFLMIAGSAVQKYGPSLEEHQMLLMSASDILIQVYLSESAILRTEKNVKKFGEDSQTSQIAMSRLYLYRAVDIINQKGKEAIVSFAEGDEQRMMLMGLKRFTKYTNQPNVVALRTQIADKVAADNGYNFD, encoded by the coding sequence ATGAGTACTGAAACCCTAAATAAAGAAATTCTAAGAGGTGGTCAATTTTTGGTGAAAGAGACCAATTGTGAAGATGTTTTCACCCTGGAAGACTTGAACGAAGAACAGAAAATGATGCGTGAAAGTACCAAAGAGTTCGTAGATAGAGAACTTTGGGCGCATTGGGAACGTTTTGAGAAAAAAGACTATGCCTACACCGAGGAAACCATGCGAAAAGCAGGTGAACTTGGCTTGTTAAGCGTGGCGGTTCCCGAGGCTTATGGCGGAATGGGAATGGGTTTTGTTTCCACAATGTTGGTTTGCGATTATATTTCGGGTGCCACAGGTTCGTTCAGTACTGCATTTGGCGCCCATACAGGTATTGGTACAATGCCAATCACACTTTATGGAACTGAAGAACAAAAACAAAAGTATGTTCCTAAACTAGCTTCAGGTGAGTGGTTTGGCGCGTATTGTCTAACAGAGCCCGGTGCTGGTTCAGATGCTAACTCAGGAAAAACAAAAGCAGTTATTTCTGAAGATGGGAAACATTATAGCATTACAGGACAAAAAATGTGGATTTCCAATGCTGGATTTTGCAGTCTGTTCATTGTTTTTGCAAGAATCGAAGATGATAAAAACATCACAGGTTTTATTGTTGAAAATGACCCTGCCAATGGAATTACCTTAGGTGATGAAGAAAAGAAATTGGGGATTCATGCCTCCTCTACCCGTCAAGTATTTTTCAACGAGACAAAAGTTCCTGTGGAAAACATGCTTTCTGAAAGGGGTAATGGGTTTAAAATTGCCATGAACGCCCTTAATGTTGGTAGAATTAAATTGGCGGCAGCATGTTTAGAGGCACAACGAAGAGTAGCTACAGAAGCTATCAAATATGCAAATGAACGTATTCAGTTTAAAACACCTATCATAAATTTTGGTGCTATTAAGGCTAAAATCGCAGACATGGTCACCAATGCATATGTGGATGAATCTGCCTGTTATCGCGCAGCCAAAAATATTGAAGATAGAATTGCGATACGTGAAGCAGATGGCAATTCGCATCAAGAAGCAGAACTTAAAGGAGTTGAGGAATATGCCATAGAATGTTCTATTTTAAAAGTTGCCGTTTCCGAGCATGTACAGGAAACAACGGATGAAGGCATTCAAATCTTTGGAGGAATGGGCTTTAGTGCAGATACACCAATGGAGTCTGCATGGAGAGATGCCCGTATATCTAGAATTTATGAGGGTACCAACGAAATAAATAGAATGTTGGCTGTAGGAATGTTGGTAAAGAAGGCTATGAAAGGTCATGTGGATTTATTAGGTCCGGCAACCGCCGTTGGAGAAGAACTCATGGGAATTCCATCTTTTGATACTCCTGATTTTTCAGAGCTTTTTGCTGAAGAAAAAGACTTAGTGGCCAGATTAAAAAAGGTTTTCTTGATGATAGCCGGAAGCGCAGTTCAAAAATATGGCCCAAGTTTAGAAGAGCATCAAATGTTATTGATGTCTGCCTCAGATATTTTAATTCAAGTATATTTGTCGGAATCCGCTATCTTGCGAACGGAGAAAAATGTCAAAAAGTTTGGCGAAGATTCCCAAACTTCTCAAATTGCAATGTCTAGACTATATTTGTACAGAGCAGTGGACATCATCAACCAGAAAGGAAAGGAAGCCATTGTTTCTTTTGCAGAGGGCGATGAACAACGAATGATGTTAATGGGACTAAAACGTTTTACGAAATATACAAATCAACCCAATGTCGTGGCACTCCGCACCCAAATTGCGGACAAGGTTGCAGCGGATAATGGGTATAACTTTGACTAA
- a CDS encoding MarR family winged helix-turn-helix transcriptional regulator — protein MKDLTIDYALRATWQAVIKMYNEEAKGYGLTMAIGFTLLSIDPKKGTPSTALGPKMGMEATSLSRILKSIEERGYIQRKPNPKDGRGVLIHLTALGLEKRKDSKDVVLRFNEVVRENVSDEDLQGFFKTTEVINKLILEKKIYIKTTTN, from the coding sequence ATGAAAGATTTGACAATTGATTATGCCCTCAGAGCTACATGGCAAGCGGTAATCAAAATGTATAATGAAGAAGCGAAGGGTTATGGACTAACAATGGCCATAGGATTTACACTACTAAGTATTGATCCAAAAAAAGGGACACCAAGTACAGCACTAGGTCCAAAAATGGGAATGGAAGCTACAAGTCTCTCAAGGATTCTAAAAAGTATTGAAGAAAGAGGATACATCCAAAGAAAACCAAACCCAAAAGATGGAAGAGGAGTACTTATACATCTAACCGCTTTAGGGTTGGAAAAAAGGAAGGACTCCAAAGATGTGGTATTGCGTTTTAATGAGGTGGTAAGAGAAAATGTTTCAGATGAAGACCTCCAGGGGTTTTTTAAAACAACTGAGGTCATCAACAAACTTATTTTGGAGAAAAAAATATATATCAAAACAACTACTAATTAA
- a CDS encoding AMP-dependent synthetase/ligase produces MQKVTRLFDIPKYQLEKFPLENALVTKYNGKWVGTSSKEYVDKSNALSRGLLRLGVKPNDKIAVISMTNRTEWNICDIGILQVGAQNVPIYPTISENDYEYILNHSEAKYCFVSCQEVLDKVLSISGKLKKLKDIYSFDELSNCTNWSAVLEKGKDASNQDDVEKRKENVQPEDLATLIYTSGTTGRPKGVMLSHNNIVSNTLSAQTRLPLEPGEKILSFLPICHIFERTFSYVAQYLCLEIHFAEGLDKISDNVKEVKPAFMTVVPRLAEKVYDAIIAKGAALTGVKKKLFFWAVELGFKFEPYGKNGWLYEKKLALARKLIFSKWKEGLGGNLKFMASGSAALQPRLGHIFGAAGMPIMECYGLTETSPGISVTELDNKGWKIGKVGRMMDGVEVKIAEDGEILCKGPNVMMGYYKDPEKTAEVIKDNYFHTGDIGEIDSDGFLQITDRKKEMFKTSGGKYVAPQLLENKFKESRFIEQVMVVGEGEKMPAALIQPNFDFLYKWAERHNIVPGENSDIILNDKVISRIQEEVDLANEDFAKWEKVKQFRLTPDVWSIDDGHMTPTMKLRRKIIKEKYLDLYNNIYGR; encoded by the coding sequence ATGCAAAAAGTTACCAGATTATTTGATATCCCAAAGTATCAATTGGAAAAATTCCCTCTAGAAAACGCATTGGTTACCAAGTACAATGGCAAATGGGTTGGCACTTCCTCAAAAGAATATGTGGACAAGTCCAATGCCCTGAGTCGTGGTCTTTTACGATTAGGGGTCAAACCAAATGATAAGATAGCCGTCATTTCAATGACCAATAGAACTGAATGGAATATCTGTGATATTGGCATTCTTCAAGTAGGGGCCCAAAACGTACCTATTTATCCCACTATTTCTGAAAATGACTACGAGTACATTTTAAACCATTCCGAAGCTAAATATTGTTTTGTTTCGTGTCAAGAAGTGTTGGATAAGGTGCTCTCCATTAGTGGAAAGTTAAAAAAGCTGAAAGACATATATTCTTTTGATGAACTTTCCAACTGTACCAATTGGTCGGCGGTTTTAGAAAAGGGGAAGGATGCTTCAAACCAAGATGATGTAGAAAAAAGAAAGGAAAACGTTCAACCTGAAGATTTAGCAACATTGATTTATACTTCTGGTACTACAGGAAGACCCAAAGGTGTAATGCTCTCACACAACAACATAGTCTCAAATACCCTTTCCGCGCAAACAAGACTACCACTAGAACCCGGAGAAAAGATTTTAAGTTTTCTTCCTATCTGCCATATTTTTGAGCGTACCTTTTCCTATGTCGCACAATACCTCTGCCTAGAAATTCATTTTGCAGAAGGGTTGGATAAAATAAGTGATAATGTTAAAGAAGTAAAGCCTGCTTTCATGACCGTTGTACCGAGATTGGCGGAAAAAGTGTATGATGCAATCATTGCAAAGGGAGCTGCGCTTACTGGTGTGAAAAAGAAACTTTTCTTTTGGGCGGTTGAACTTGGGTTCAAATTTGAACCGTATGGAAAGAATGGATGGCTATATGAAAAGAAATTGGCCCTGGCACGTAAGCTAATTTTTAGTAAATGGAAAGAAGGTCTTGGTGGTAACTTAAAGTTTATGGCCTCTGGTAGTGCTGCTCTACAACCAAGGCTTGGCCATATTTTTGGAGCCGCTGGAATGCCCATAATGGAATGCTACGGCCTTACCGAAACTTCTCCAGGTATTTCTGTAACGGAACTGGATAACAAAGGTTGGAAAATCGGCAAAGTAGGTAGGATGATGGATGGTGTTGAAGTAAAGATTGCTGAGGATGGAGAAATTTTGTGTAAAGGTCCCAATGTAATGATGGGTTATTACAAAGACCCAGAAAAAACGGCCGAGGTTATCAAAGACAATTATTTTCATACTGGGGATATAGGCGAAATTGATTCAGACGGGTTCTTACAGATTACAGATCGTAAAAAAGAAATGTTCAAGACCTCTGGAGGTAAATATGTAGCGCCACAACTACTTGAAAACAAGTTTAAAGAATCCCGTTTCATTGAGCAGGTCATGGTAGTAGGTGAAGGTGAGAAAATGCCAGCAGCCTTGATTCAACCGAATTTTGATTTCTTATATAAATGGGCTGAACGACATAATATTGTCCCAGGTGAAAATTCAGATATTATTTTAAATGACAAGGTGATTTCCAGAATACAGGAAGAAGTGGATTTGGCCAATGAAGATTTTGCCAAATGGGAAAAGGTAAAACAATTTAGGCTTACACCCGATGTATGGAGCATTGATGATGGTCACATGACTCCAACAATGAAGTTGAGAAGAAAAATAATAAAAGAAAAGTATCTCGATTTATACAATAACATCTATGGCCGCTAG
- a CDS encoding acetyl-CoA C-acyltransferase, whose protein sequence is MKTAYIVKAYRTAVGKAPKGLFRFKRPDELAAETIEHMMNELPGLDKKRIDDVIVGNAMPEAEQGLNMARLISLMGLNVDDVPGVTVNRYCASGLETIGIATAKIQSGMADCIIAGGAESMSYIPMGGYKPTPDYATAKEGNEDYYWGMGLTAEAVAQQFKVSREDQDVFAYSSHMKALKAQEENRFQNQIVPIDVEHTFVNEAGKKETKTYTVNKDEGPRKGTNIPTLNKLRPVFAAGGSVTAGNSSQMSDGAAFVMVMSEEMVKELNLEPIARLVNYAAAGVEPRIMGIGPVKAIPKALKQAGMKQDDIELIELNEAFASQSLAVMRKLDLNQEIVNVNGGAIALGHPLGCTGAKLSVQLFDEMRKRNMQGKYGMVTMCVGTGQGAAGIYEFLN, encoded by the coding sequence ATGAAAACAGCATATATCGTAAAAGCATATAGAACAGCGGTTGGTAAAGCACCCAAAGGGTTGTTTCGGTTCAAAAGACCGGATGAGTTGGCAGCGGAAACCATTGAGCACATGATGAATGAATTGCCCGGCCTAGATAAAAAAAGAATTGATGATGTCATTGTGGGCAATGCAATGCCAGAAGCGGAACAAGGCCTAAATATGGCCCGTTTAATCTCACTAATGGGGCTTAATGTTGATGATGTTCCTGGCGTTACCGTTAATAGATATTGCGCATCTGGATTGGAAACTATCGGAATTGCTACAGCAAAGATTCAGTCAGGTATGGCAGACTGTATTATTGCAGGTGGGGCTGAAAGCATGAGCTATATTCCTATGGGAGGTTATAAACCTACTCCAGATTATGCAACCGCAAAAGAAGGTAATGAGGATTATTACTGGGGAATGGGTTTGACTGCCGAAGCCGTAGCCCAACAATTCAAGGTTTCTAGGGAAGATCAAGATGTATTTGCCTACAGTTCTCACATGAAAGCGTTAAAAGCGCAAGAAGAAAATCGTTTTCAAAATCAAATTGTTCCTATTGATGTAGAACACACATTTGTAAACGAAGCCGGTAAAAAAGAAACAAAAACATATACCGTAAATAAGGATGAAGGACCAAGAAAAGGCACTAACATTCCAACACTTAATAAACTTCGTCCTGTATTTGCCGCAGGCGGAAGTGTAACAGCCGGAAATTCTTCCCAGATGAGTGATGGAGCAGCCTTTGTAATGGTAATGAGTGAGGAAATGGTGAAAGAATTGAACTTAGAACCCATTGCACGCTTGGTGAATTATGCTGCAGCAGGGGTTGAACCAAGAATCATGGGAATTGGACCTGTAAAAGCGATTCCAAAAGCATTGAAACAAGCTGGAATGAAGCAGGACGATATTGAACTAATAGAATTGAATGAGGCATTTGCATCACAATCTTTAGCGGTCATGCGCAAATTGGACTTAAACCAAGAAATTGTAAATGTAAATGGTGGAGCAATTGCATTGGGGCATCCCCTGGGTTGCACGGGCGCCAAACTTTCCGTGCAACTATTTGATGAGATGCGCAAACGCAATATGCAAGGGAAATATGGAATGGTAACCATGTGCGTAGGAACAGGACAGGGCGCAGCGGGTATCTATGAATTTTTGAATTAG